The following are encoded together in the Desulfonatronovibrio magnus genome:
- the glyS gene encoding glycine--tRNA ligase subunit beta has protein sequence MPEFVMEIGFEEMPARFLQPLTTELNQIFQNALSKKMISYESTRAYSTPRRLCIYVSAMAEHQDSKQELVTGPPCAIAFDENNNLTKAGQGFARSQNIDAESLFRHKTDKGEYLAVNKTIGGQKTASVLPVICVEAVQSLNFPKKMRWSDAFTFGRPVRWILALLDDKVISFQISDVKSGASTYGHRVLGPGPWQVSSAADYFSIISKQAGVILDVEQRMNIIRNRSKELADEVSGNIVENDNLIRETANLSEYPNPVLGKFADKYLELPREVLLTSMQAHQKSFGLEDANSKLLPYFLTVINNQPQDVDLVRKGWERVLKARLEDAMFFWNADRSVTIQDRQNKLDRVVFLAPLGSMGDKVRRMEKIADYLCQELGIDSKDNISKAALICKSDLVSEMVGEFADLQGIMGGIYARLEGYPQEVSRAIYEHYLPTGPESKVPETLAGAIISMADKSDTLLGCFGLNMIPTGAADPYALRRQSLGLIRIILEYRLDLNLQRLFDFCCKTYQGIEWKQDLQKAQDDLLRFVAVRLKAFWQGRGVNGKFVDAVLQAGTDNILTAEKRLDALIRFSKHAGFEPAVLTFKRIDNIIRKQGVDTGFDLADKFKSELVQDKFESALADEIMQIQAGWDELWEQKDFDALFDQLHQLRPVVDDFFDNVMVMAEDKDLRENRLNMLNILAIRLSRLADFSALQV, from the coding sequence ATGCCTGAATTTGTTATGGAAATTGGGTTTGAGGAAATGCCTGCTCGCTTTCTTCAACCTCTTACTACTGAACTGAACCAAATTTTTCAAAACGCTCTCAGTAAAAAAATGATCAGCTATGAATCAACGAGGGCTTACTCCACTCCAAGAAGACTTTGCATTTATGTATCAGCCATGGCGGAACATCAGGACTCAAAGCAGGAGCTGGTCACAGGACCGCCCTGTGCCATAGCGTTTGATGAAAACAATAATTTGACCAAAGCTGGCCAGGGGTTTGCCAGATCGCAAAACATTGATGCTGAAAGTTTGTTCAGGCATAAGACTGACAAGGGTGAATACCTGGCAGTCAATAAAACTATTGGTGGACAAAAGACAGCCTCGGTTCTGCCGGTAATTTGTGTTGAAGCAGTTCAGAGTTTGAACTTTCCTAAAAAAATGCGCTGGTCTGACGCATTTACTTTTGGACGTCCAGTACGCTGGATCCTGGCTCTTTTGGATGATAAAGTCATTTCTTTTCAAATCTCTGATGTAAAATCTGGAGCATCAACTTACGGGCACAGAGTCCTGGGGCCAGGCCCATGGCAGGTTTCATCAGCTGCTGATTATTTTTCCATAATCAGTAAGCAGGCTGGAGTAATCCTCGATGTTGAGCAGAGAATGAATATTATCAGGAACAGGTCCAAGGAACTGGCAGATGAAGTAAGTGGAAACATAGTAGAAAATGATAATCTAATCAGAGAAACAGCCAATTTATCAGAATATCCTAATCCTGTTCTTGGCAAATTTGCAGATAAATATCTTGAGCTGCCCAGGGAAGTTTTGCTTACCAGCATGCAAGCTCACCAGAAAAGTTTTGGTCTTGAAGATGCAAACAGCAAATTGCTGCCATATTTTTTGACTGTTATTAATAATCAGCCACAAGATGTTGACCTGGTTCGCAAAGGCTGGGAAAGAGTGCTTAAGGCAAGGCTGGAAGATGCCATGTTTTTCTGGAATGCAGACAGATCTGTCACCATTCAGGATAGACAGAACAAGCTTGACCGGGTGGTATTCCTTGCTCCGCTGGGTTCCATGGGTGACAAGGTCAGAAGAATGGAAAAGATAGCTGATTATCTATGTCAGGAGCTCGGAATAGATTCAAAAGATAATATCTCCAAGGCTGCCCTTATATGCAAGTCTGATCTGGTATCAGAAATGGTGGGGGAATTTGCTGATCTTCAGGGTATAATGGGAGGTATTTATGCACGGCTTGAAGGCTATCCTCAAGAGGTATCCAGGGCAATTTATGAACATTACCTTCCCACCGGGCCTGAATCAAAGGTTCCTGAAACTCTTGCCGGAGCCATTATATCCATGGCGGATAAATCAGATACCTTATTGGGCTGCTTCGGTTTGAACATGATTCCCACGGGGGCTGCTGATCCTTATGCGCTTAGACGTCAATCCCTTGGGCTAATCAGAATTATATTAGAATACAGGCTTGATTTGAACCTGCAAAGACTTTTTGATTTCTGTTGTAAAACTTATCAAGGCATTGAATGGAAACAGGACCTCCAAAAAGCCCAGGATGATCTTTTACGTTTTGTAGCTGTCAGACTAAAGGCTTTCTGGCAGGGCAGGGGAGTGAATGGCAAGTTTGTTGATGCTGTGCTGCAGGCTGGAACTGATAACATACTCACAGCAGAAAAACGACTTGATGCTCTAATCAGGTTCAGCAAGCATGCAGGCTTTGAACCGGCAGTTCTTACATTCAAACGAATTGACAATATAATCCGCAAGCAGGGCGTGGATACAGGGTTTGATCTTGCAGACAAATTTAAATCAGAACTTGTTCAGGACAAATTTGAATCAGCCCTGGCTGATGAAATAATGCAAATCCAGGCTGGATGGGATGAGCTGTGGGAACAAAAAGACTTTGATGCCCTGTTTGACCAGCTGCACCAACTGCGTCCTGTAGTGGATGACTTTTTTGATAATGTTATGGTTATGGCTGAAGACAAAGACTTGCGTGAGAACAGGCTCAACATGCTGAACATTCTTGCCATAAGACTCAGCAGACTGGCTGACTTTTCCGCCCTGCAGGTATAA
- a CDS encoding peptidyl-prolyl cis-trans isomerase, translating into MFHRHTQQIPGFLFLILFLSLLLLWSCSQNEYSEDVVARVNGNPVYLKDIEAGYDMFFFDWMDPLPPSLQEMKGAYGQVLLDKILLLLIEDELKEQGLNVADSEIQEIEDQIREDYPDDEFEKILIEEYIDLNYWRTGIKNKVMWDKFVTRVLYSDIDVRLEEIMSYYQDNIYKFHLPERVIFIYLNAGSQEVLEQAMEKISSMESSQDLITKILSIEGLKANQYEMRVDQLPLNLAGDIKVMEPGSFNRIRPDDNQGFFVLYVAEFLEDQLLKPYQVYDLIEEKILEKKLSDKFKQWLEQAVLKSNIEINSTLLKEIG; encoded by the coding sequence ATGTTCCATCGCCATACCCAGCAAATTCCAGGATTTTTGTTCTTGATTCTATTTTTATCACTGTTGCTTCTATGGTCCTGCAGTCAAAATGAATATTCAGAAGATGTGGTGGCCAGGGTCAACGGCAATCCTGTTTATCTCAAAGATATAGAGGCAGGGTATGACATGTTCTTTTTTGACTGGATGGACCCTCTACCTCCATCTCTGCAGGAAATGAAAGGTGCTTATGGACAGGTACTTTTGGATAAGATACTGCTTCTTCTTATTGAGGATGAACTCAAAGAGCAGGGCTTAAACGTTGCTGACAGCGAAATTCAGGAAATAGAAGATCAGATCAGAGAAGACTACCCTGACGATGAGTTCGAAAAAATCCTCATTGAAGAGTACATTGATCTCAACTATTGGCGGACAGGAATCAAAAACAAGGTCATGTGGGATAAGTTCGTCACACGGGTTCTATACTCTGATATTGATGTCAGGTTAGAAGAAATAATGTCATATTATCAAGACAATATTTATAAATTCCACCTGCCGGAAAGGGTCATTTTTATTTATCTTAATGCAGGCAGCCAGGAAGTTCTTGAGCAAGCCATGGAAAAAATTTCCTCTATGGAAAGCAGCCAGGATTTAATTACTAAGATTCTGAGCATTGAAGGACTTAAAGCCAATCAATATGAGATGAGAGTCGATCAGTTGCCTCTGAACCTTGCAGGCGATATAAAGGTTATGGAGCCTGGCTCCTTCAACAGAATAAGACCGGATGACAATCAGGGTTTTTTTGTGCTATACGTTGCAGAATTTCTGGAGGACCAGCTTTTAAAGCCTTACCAGGTTTACGATCTTATTGAAGAAAAAATTTTGGAAAAAAAGTTGTCCGATAAATTTAAGCAATGGTTGGAACAGGCTGTATTGAAATCAAATATTGAAATTAACAGTACACTTTTAAAAGAGATAGGTTGA
- a CDS encoding SurA N-terminal domain-containing protein → MKKILLCTLLIIFSQQFVSASLVNRVVALVDGKSITLFELDARMRHLIGLFDDVDISQIPESQLRQTQQQVLQQMINDLLLKQEAEKFGIEVTQREISNHIEQIKIENNFTKEQFEQTLRQQGLTREVFEDQIKDSIIRQRVLSMMVRRKIVVTQDEIKAYYQNNIDQFAQEKQVHLKVILVPTKGHAQRVREEIMAGRMDFNSAAQEFSQGPNADEGGDLGFVAWNRLASDWRNALTGMTQGDISQAFEVRGAGALLKLVEGKSGGSIPMEEVKDDIREIIFDTKLDTRYDEYIQGLRSNAVIDIRL, encoded by the coding sequence ATGAAAAAGATACTATTGTGCACATTGCTGATTATATTCAGCCAGCAATTTGTCTCAGCTTCGCTGGTCAACAGAGTTGTGGCGCTTGTTGATGGCAAATCCATTACTTTGTTTGAACTTGATGCCAGGATGAGGCACCTCATAGGCCTGTTTGATGATGTAGATATTTCGCAAATCCCTGAAAGCCAGCTTAGACAGACTCAGCAGCAGGTTCTTCAGCAGATGATCAACGATCTCCTTCTTAAACAGGAAGCTGAGAAATTCGGAATTGAAGTTACACAAAGGGAAATCAGCAACCATATTGAACAGATCAAGATTGAAAATAACTTTACTAAAGAACAGTTTGAGCAGACCCTGCGCCAACAGGGTCTGACCCGCGAAGTTTTTGAAGATCAAATCAAAGACTCGATAATCCGCCAGCGAGTCCTGAGCATGATGGTGCGAAGAAAAATTGTGGTTACCCAGGATGAAATCAAGGCTTATTATCAAAATAATATAGATCAGTTTGCACAGGAAAAACAGGTCCATCTCAAAGTGATCCTGGTTCCCACCAAAGGCCACGCGCAACGTGTCCGAGAGGAGATTATGGCTGGCAGAATGGACTTTAACTCTGCTGCCCAGGAGTTTTCACAGGGTCCCAATGCAGATGAGGGAGGTGACCTGGGTTTTGTCGCCTGGAATCGACTTGCCTCAGACTGGCGCAACGCACTTACAGGAATGACCCAGGGAGATATCAGTCAAGCTTTTGAAGTCAGAGGAGCAGGCGCTCTTCTTAAGTTAGTGGAAGGTAAATCAGGCGGATCCATTCCCATGGAAGAGGTCAAAGACGACATTCGTGAAATAATTTTCGACACCAAACTGGATACGAGATATGATGAATATATCCAGGGGTTGAGAAGCAACGCGGTCATAGATATCAGGTTATAA
- the mfd gene encoding transcription-repair coupling factor, with protein MFITTELKNTLFSHMGDHKQVYFYKSGPASQIYLARYLLSKNKNVVLLVPPSKNLSLYNALSGIFSNFKRDKDKFWESSWNILPDVSIRRKEGWNSLWPGLFSLINNKPAVSIIPSNLILHYFPPRKVVENSYLLLVPHEDFSPERILTQAIAWGYERRASVSQSSEIVSRGDILDIFPPGYSYPVRMEFFGDRIESIRTFDPLTQRSLIELDECLIMPAAPCLFDEELKTQAEQKLFHLKTISEVSPAVYHLLREKLSLQQQNYPVGMYYETPSTLADFIAEDTFFLLTDLNEIRTGLEEEEWKFRCIAEEREYPQNYFFQTQSRSRTIWQNKPQLMFEKLIIGQKQHGLDLPEKDYRAFSDIFWKPEHGKRPWHTLVEAIKEWRRTAHQVILAFNTHKSREKFLNIISQDGLRFETEYDPDRRGLYALVAPLGRGMSLEWNHIVILGEDVIQPLKSDRGRAVQGKFAGLSGLDDIAQGDLLVHRDYGLGRFHGLQRVSAGRSANDFLIIEYANDDKLYLPVDRFSLVQKYKGPEGISPALDRLGGTGWSKTKARVRKAIEKIAKDLVDMYAYRKVAKGYSYGPEGELYREFEATFGFDETPDQEQAIKQVMEDMEKPEPMDRLVCGDVGFGKTEVAMRAAFRAVQDGKQVAILCPTTVLAEQHYLNFRKRMEDLSVNVSMLSRFVTQARQKNILNAARRGEVDILIGTHRILSKDVILPNISLLILDEEQRFGVKHKEKLKRFRQNIDVLALTATPIPRTLQLSISGIRTLSLIETPPVDRKPVESSIIEKDRDFLQQVIQRELDRQGQIFWVYNRIRGLDEVSRYVREIAPEARVGMAHGRMPERLLEETMHRFWRHELDILVCTAIIESGLDFPRANTLIVDQAQLFGLGQLYQLRGRVGRSEKQAYAYFIVPEDDSLNDKARKRMQIILDLDYLGAGFQVAMEDLRLRGAGNLLGEVQSGQIGKVGLDLFLDMLQEEVAKQKGDPVQAKGDFETSIGFPAFIPEKYIPDSQERLRYYRVLSACSDLAGISDVRQEIKDIYGNLPQELDSFLSVLEAKQIIKNLNPDKVEFQENRFAVEWSENNQQLNPVKLVQWVEKHSDTARLVPPSKLELRLSNNESINNNLKQLRKMVESMVNEML; from the coding sequence TTGTTCATAACCACAGAACTGAAAAACACTTTGTTTTCCCATATGGGAGATCATAAACAGGTATACTTTTATAAATCAGGTCCGGCAAGTCAGATTTACCTCGCGAGGTATCTTCTCAGCAAAAATAAAAATGTAGTTCTGCTTGTACCTCCGAGCAAAAATCTTTCTCTATATAACGCCTTATCCGGTATTTTTTCCAACTTCAAGCGCGACAAGGATAAATTCTGGGAATCGTCCTGGAATATTCTGCCGGATGTTTCCATTAGGAGAAAAGAGGGATGGAACAGTCTCTGGCCAGGACTTTTCAGCCTTATCAACAACAAGCCTGCCGTGTCTATCATTCCATCCAATTTAATTCTGCATTACTTTCCTCCCAGAAAAGTGGTTGAAAACTCTTATCTTTTATTAGTTCCGCATGAAGATTTTTCACCGGAACGTATTCTAACCCAGGCAATTGCCTGGGGATATGAACGTCGTGCCAGTGTTTCCCAGAGCAGTGAAATTGTTTCCAGGGGAGATATTCTTGATATTTTTCCTCCTGGTTACTCTTATCCTGTAAGAATGGAATTTTTCGGAGATCGTATTGAAAGCATCAGAACTTTTGATCCTCTGACACAGAGATCTCTGATAGAACTGGATGAATGCCTGATCATGCCAGCCGCACCTTGCCTGTTCGATGAAGAACTGAAAACCCAGGCAGAGCAGAAACTGTTTCATCTGAAAACCATAAGTGAAGTAAGCCCTGCTGTATATCATCTTCTTCGGGAAAAACTATCTCTGCAGCAGCAGAATTATCCCGTGGGCATGTATTATGAGACTCCTTCCACTCTTGCTGATTTCATTGCTGAAGATACATTTTTTCTTCTTACTGACCTCAATGAGATCAGAACAGGGCTTGAGGAAGAAGAGTGGAAGTTTCGTTGCATAGCAGAAGAAAGAGAGTATCCGCAAAATTATTTTTTTCAGACCCAATCAAGGTCTCGCACCATCTGGCAGAACAAGCCGCAACTGATGTTTGAAAAACTGATCATTGGACAGAAGCAGCATGGGCTGGATCTGCCGGAAAAAGACTATCGGGCTTTTTCAGATATCTTCTGGAAACCTGAGCATGGAAAGCGTCCATGGCATACTCTGGTAGAAGCCATAAAAGAATGGAGAAGAACTGCTCATCAGGTAATCCTGGCGTTTAATACCCATAAGTCCAGAGAAAAATTTCTGAACATAATCAGTCAGGACGGACTCAGATTCGAAACCGAGTATGACCCTGATCGCAGAGGTTTGTATGCCCTTGTTGCTCCTCTCGGCAGAGGGATGAGTCTGGAATGGAACCATATAGTTATTTTGGGTGAAGATGTTATTCAGCCCTTGAAATCAGACCGGGGCAGGGCTGTGCAGGGTAAATTTGCCGGTTTGTCAGGACTTGACGATATTGCCCAGGGTGATCTTCTGGTTCATAGAGACTATGGACTTGGTCGATTTCATGGTCTGCAAAGAGTAAGCGCCGGCAGATCAGCCAATGACTTTCTTATCATTGAGTATGCTAATGATGATAAGCTTTATCTTCCGGTGGACCGCTTTTCACTTGTTCAAAAATATAAAGGTCCTGAAGGAATTTCTCCAGCACTGGATCGTCTTGGCGGCACCGGATGGTCCAAGACCAAGGCAAGAGTCAGAAAGGCTATTGAAAAGATAGCAAAAGATCTGGTTGACATGTACGCTTATCGTAAAGTGGCCAAGGGCTATTCATACGGTCCTGAAGGAGAGCTTTACAGGGAGTTTGAAGCCACATTTGGTTTTGATGAAACACCGGATCAGGAGCAGGCCATTAAGCAGGTCATGGAAGACATGGAGAAACCCGAACCAATGGATCGCCTGGTTTGCGGCGACGTAGGATTCGGCAAGACTGAAGTGGCCATGCGGGCCGCTTTTCGAGCTGTTCAGGATGGAAAACAGGTAGCCATCCTCTGCCCGACAACTGTTCTTGCAGAACAACATTACCTTAACTTCCGCAAGCGCATGGAAGATTTATCCGTCAATGTCAGTATGTTGAGCAGGTTTGTAACCCAGGCCAGACAAAAAAACATTCTGAATGCGGCGCGAAGAGGTGAGGTGGATATCCTCATTGGAACTCATAGAATACTTTCCAAAGATGTTATCCTGCCCAATATTTCTCTTTTGATTCTTGATGAAGAACAACGATTCGGAGTCAAACATAAGGAAAAACTCAAAAGATTCAGGCAGAACATTGATGTGCTTGCCCTGACCGCGACTCCCATCCCGAGAACGCTGCAATTGTCCATTTCAGGAATCAGAACTTTGAGTTTGATTGAAACTCCGCCTGTGGACCGCAAGCCTGTGGAGAGTTCCATCATTGAAAAAGATCGTGATTTTTTACAGCAGGTCATACAAAGAGAGTTGGACAGACAAGGCCAGATTTTCTGGGTCTATAATCGAATCAGAGGGTTAGATGAAGTTAGTCGATATGTAAGAGAAATTGCCCCTGAAGCAAGGGTGGGCATGGCTCACGGTCGAATGCCCGAAAGGTTGCTGGAAGAAACAATGCACCGTTTCTGGCGACATGAACTGGATATTCTGGTTTGCACGGCAATTATTGAATCCGGACTTGATTTTCCACGGGCCAATACTCTTATAGTAGATCAGGCCCAGTTATTCGGGTTAGGGCAACTTTATCAACTTAGAGGCAGGGTCGGCAGGTCAGAAAAACAGGCATATGCCTATTTTATTGTGCCCGAGGATGACAGTCTTAATGATAAAGCCAGGAAAAGAATGCAGATCATTCTTGATCTGGACTACCTTGGAGCAGGATTTCAGGTTGCCATGGAAGATCTGCGTCTTCGTGGAGCCGGAAATCTTCTTGGTGAAGTCCAATCTGGTCAGATTGGGAAAGTGGGTCTTGATTTATTTCTGGACATGCTTCAGGAAGAGGTGGCCAAACAAAAGGGAGACCCTGTCCAGGCAAAAGGTGATTTTGAGACCTCAATTGGATTTCCTGCTTTTATACCGGAAAAATACATCCCTGACTCTCAAGAAAGGCTGCGTTACTATCGGGTGTTATCCGCCTGTTCGGACCTGGCTGGCATCAGCGATGTGCGCCAGGAAATAAAGGACATATATGGTAATCTGCCCCAAGAGCTCGATAGTTTTCTGTCCGTACTTGAGGCTAAACAAATCATAAAAAATTTAAACCCGGATAAGGTTGAGTTTCAGGAAAACAGGTTTGCAGTTGAATGGTCTGAAAACAATCAGCAGCTAAATCCTGTAAAACTTGTGCAATGGGTGGAAAAACACAGTGATACAGCGAGATTGGTTCCGCCCTCTAAATTGGAGTTGCGTTTGTCAAATAATGAATCTATAAACAACAACTTGAAGCAATTGAGAAAAATGGTTGAATCCATGGTCAACGAGATGTTATGA
- the recO gene encoding DNA repair protein RecO, producing the protein MYFAEKVLITRTGKFKEYDLWVRFLTPQRGVLTGFAFGGCRSRRRFCGCLDPLNLVLFKVNSSPGNKYLTLEEGSLICGYPELKKNQAKLGMAVNSLRFVQKICLEGDDSAQLYNLTIDYLQTLEDIPEAPVFLPLLFRAKACFIHGFGPSIDSCRDCGKQLINIADPFFLYAQGRMACPGCMSKAYRGIKVRRDSLLFMNRLRETRPYEWAQWSLSNDLLKDCYQIVEALVGFHIE; encoded by the coding sequence ATGTACTTTGCTGAAAAAGTATTAATAACCCGTACAGGGAAATTTAAGGAATATGACCTCTGGGTCCGTTTTCTGACACCTCAAAGGGGGGTGCTGACCGGATTTGCTTTTGGGGGATGCAGGAGCAGACGCAGGTTTTGTGGATGTCTTGATCCGCTTAATCTTGTCCTTTTTAAAGTCAACTCAAGCCCGGGAAATAAATATCTTACCCTTGAAGAGGGCAGCCTTATCTGTGGGTACCCTGAACTGAAGAAGAATCAGGCAAAACTGGGTATGGCAGTTAACAGTCTGCGCTTTGTTCAAAAAATTTGTCTTGAAGGTGATGATTCTGCACAGCTTTACAATCTTACCATTGACTATCTGCAGACACTTGAAGATATCCCTGAGGCTCCGGTTTTTTTGCCACTGCTTTTCCGAGCCAAGGCCTGCTTCATTCATGGATTTGGCCCCAGCATTGACTCTTGTCGAGATTGCGGCAAACAACTCATCAATATTGCTGATCCCTTTTTCCTGTACGCTCAGGGAAGGATGGCCTGTCCGGGCTGTATGAGCAAGGCTTACAGGGGAATAAAGGTACGCAGAGATTCTTTGCTTTTCATGAACAGACTAAGGGAAACCAGACCGTATGAGTGGGCGCAATGGTCTCTGTCTAATGATCTGCTTAAGGATTGCTATCAAATTGTAGAGGCACTTGTAGGATTTCATATTGAATAA
- the rpsT gene encoding 30S ribosomal protein S20, whose protein sequence is MANHKSALKRHRQSLKARERNKAVKTRVKNATKAVRAAIEQKDSESASKALQLAASCIDKAAKKNVIHWRAASRKISRLSRAVNNI, encoded by the coding sequence TTGGCCAACCATAAGTCCGCATTAAAAAGACACAGACAGAGCCTCAAAGCAAGAGAACGTAACAAAGCAGTCAAGACACGTGTTAAAAACGCTACCAAAGCTGTCCGGGCAGCCATAGAACAAAAGGATTCAGAATCTGCCTCAAAAGCTTTACAGCTTGCAGCTTCCTGTATTGATAAAGCAGCCAAAAAGAATGTAATCCACTGGCGTGCTGCTTCGAGAAAAATTTCCCGTCTGAGCAGGGCAGTTAATAATATTTAA
- the glyQ gene encoding glycine--tRNA ligase subunit alpha, with translation MLFQEVILSLQKYWTDKGCVLQQPYDLEVGAGTFNPATFLRVIGPEPWRTAYVEPSRRPTDGRYGENPNRLQHYYQFQVILKPSPADIQDLYLQSLSVLGIDSQKHDIRFVEDDWESPTLGAWGLGWEVWLNGMEITQFTYFQQVGGIDLDPISVEITYGLERISMYLQEKESVYDLLWSPDVTYGQVHHQGEVEHSRYNFEMSTPQMLLDSFDKFEQESLQLCKAQLAWPAYDYCLKCSHLFNLLEARGAISITERTGYIARVRKLASKVAVLYNEQREKMGYPMLHSLR, from the coding sequence ATGTTGTTTCAGGAAGTAATTCTAAGTCTCCAGAAATACTGGACTGATAAAGGCTGTGTACTTCAACAGCCATATGACCTGGAAGTAGGTGCCGGAACATTCAATCCAGCAACTTTTTTAAGGGTAATCGGTCCTGAACCCTGGAGGACTGCCTATGTTGAACCCTCAAGAAGACCCACGGACGGAAGATATGGAGAAAACCCCAATCGTCTGCAACATTATTATCAGTTTCAGGTTATTCTGAAACCTTCACCCGCTGATATTCAGGATCTTTATCTGCAAAGCCTGAGCGTATTGGGCATTGATTCTCAAAAGCATGACATTCGCTTTGTTGAAGACGACTGGGAGTCACCAACCTTAGGGGCCTGGGGCCTGGGCTGGGAAGTATGGCTAAATGGCATGGAAATCACACAATTTACTTATTTTCAGCAGGTCGGAGGCATTGATCTTGATCCAATAAGTGTTGAAATCACTTACGGCTTAGAAAGAATTTCCATGTATCTTCAGGAAAAAGAATCAGTTTATGATTTGCTATGGAGCCCTGATGTAACATACGGGCAGGTCCATCATCAGGGAGAAGTGGAGCATTCCAGATATAACTTTGAAATGAGCACCCCGCAAATGCTGCTGGACTCTTTTGACAAGTTTGAACAGGAAAGCCTGCAATTATGCAAAGCACAACTGGCATGGCCTGCCTATGACTATTGTCTCAAATGTTCTCATTTGTTCAATTTGCTTGAAGCAAGAGGAGCCATTTCCATTACCGAGAGAACGGGATACATTGCCAGAGTCAGGAAACTGGCTTCAAAAGTAGCGGTACTCTATAATGAACAACGAGAAAAAATGGGATACCCCATGCTCCATTCACTGCGCTAA
- a CDS encoding helix-turn-helix domain-containing protein — MELLDIGQLLKAERENQGISLQKAHEDTRISLNFLESLENGEVPASLHPVYAKGFVQNYARYLNLDWKKISDDFATICSAEDHFRKISEDDLPTSLKSSDSKSKLCDYLKVLVILLAVIVVSGFGWFVYNAFQSGYEHAQNDHFSDPAPQESHYQEIDPFIPPSYPQDQAPDFQAFEDETDDALQIETGIPEYEAQDQEALQEDSTRQSQDDTILEDETTLETAEPEVPPAQADADDREFQAPAAQQQEQLQEQPEINQLVIQAREDCWMMAMIDGSSREVYLRSGERISIEFEDRVRLTLGNAGGVDLVINGEPYPLDAASGEVRTIDISSP; from the coding sequence ATGGAACTATTGGATATAGGACAGTTACTGAAGGCTGAAAGAGAAAATCAAGGGATCAGCCTGCAAAAAGCCCACGAAGATACTCGCATAAGCTTAAACTTTCTTGAATCGCTGGAAAATGGAGAAGTGCCTGCATCCCTTCATCCGGTTTACGCAAAAGGTTTTGTCCAGAACTATGCACGCTATCTCAACTTAGACTGGAAGAAAATCAGCGATGATTTTGCCACAATATGTTCAGCTGAGGATCATTTCAGAAAAATCAGCGAGGATGACCTGCCAACTTCCCTGAAATCCTCAGACAGTAAGTCTAAACTGTGTGATTACCTCAAGGTACTGGTAATTCTCCTTGCTGTTATTGTTGTCAGCGGTTTTGGATGGTTTGTATATAATGCTTTCCAATCAGGATATGAACATGCTCAAAATGATCATTTCAGCGATCCAGCACCGCAGGAATCACATTATCAGGAAATAGATCCGTTTATTCCTCCATCCTACCCGCAGGACCAGGCGCCTGACTTCCAGGCTTTTGAAGATGAAACAGATGATGCATTGCAGATTGAGACAGGCATTCCAGAATATGAAGCTCAGGATCAGGAAGCTTTGCAGGAAGACTCTACCCGGCAGAGTCAGGATGACACCATATTGGAAGATGAAACTACCCTGGAAACGGCCGAACCTGAAGTTCCTCCGGCTCAGGCAGATGCAGACGACCGGGAATTTCAGGCACCTGCCGCACAACAACAAGAACAACTTCAAGAACAGCCCGAGATAAACCAGCTTGTGATTCAGGCCAGGGAAGACTGCTGGATGATGGCCATGATAGATGGCTCCAGTCGCGAAGTTTACCTGCGCTCCGGAGAACGGATTTCTATTGAATTTGAAGATCGGGTCCGCCTGACTCTCGGTAATGCAGGTGGAGTAGATTTAGTCATTAATGGTGAACCTTACCCTCTTGATGCTGCTTCTGGTGAGGTCAGGACAATAGATATCAGCTCTCCGTGA